The Carnobacterium divergens genome includes a window with the following:
- a CDS encoding VOC family protein yields MNQSLEIGIFLSMNGQAQEAITFYKKHFHAKEQFKITYEEMAKRDSSLLVTEENKQFISHSVLTIGKTKVMIAEENMDLEHPFQIGNNLSLCIQSADLQQIQQFYTSLVSAPQVKVLVPLSSNAFSEAYGVIQDPFGVLIQLNHDDRL; encoded by the coding sequence ATGAATCAATCGTTAGAAATCGGCATTTTTCTTTCAATGAATGGCCAAGCACAAGAGGCCATCACTTTTTACAAAAAACACTTCCATGCCAAGGAACAATTTAAAATCACTTATGAGGAAATGGCGAAGCGTGACTCTTCTCTCCTAGTAACCGAAGAAAATAAACAGTTTATTTCTCACTCTGTTTTAACAATTGGCAAAACCAAAGTCATGATTGCTGAAGAAAATATGGACTTGGAACACCCTTTTCAAATTGGAAACAACCTTTCTTTATGTATTCAAAGTGCTGATTTGCAACAAATTCAACAGTTTTATACTAGCTTAGTGAGTGCACCACAAGTAAAGGTGCTTGTTCCTTTATCTAGCAATGCCTTTAGTGAGGCATACGGCGTTATTCAAGATCCATTTGGGGTTCTTATTCAGTTAAACCATGATGATCGTTTATAG
- the purE gene encoding 5-(carboxyamino)imidazole ribonucleotide mutase, protein MINEVAVIMGSTSDWETMQYACKILDEFKVPYEKKVVSAHRTPDYMFEFAETARSKGIKVIIAGAGGAAHLPGMVAAKTTLPVIGVPMESKSLKGMDSLLSIVQMPAGVPVATVAIGKPGATNAGLLALQMLSMTDEAITDKLNKRRKEIKEKAMESSDELV, encoded by the coding sequence TTGATCAATGAAGTCGCTGTTATTATGGGAAGTACTTCTGACTGGGAAACAATGCAATACGCGTGCAAAATTTTAGATGAATTTAAGGTTCCATATGAAAAAAAAGTGGTTTCCGCTCATCGAACACCCGACTATATGTTTGAATTTGCAGAAACGGCTCGCTCTAAGGGGATTAAAGTGATTATTGCTGGTGCAGGAGGTGCGGCTCATCTACCAGGAATGGTGGCGGCAAAAACAACGTTACCTGTAATCGGAGTCCCAATGGAATCAAAAAGTTTAAAAGGAATGGACTCCCTGCTTTCAATTGTACAAATGCCAGCCGGGGTTCCAGTAGCAACAGTTGCGATTGGAAAACCAGGAGCCACAAACGCTGGATTATTAGCTTTACAAATGTTGTCAATGACAGATGAGGCAATTACTGATAAACTAAATAAGAGAAGAAAAGAAATAAAAGAAAAAGCAATGGAAAGTAGTGATGAACTTGTCTAA
- a CDS encoding LapA family protein, whose product MEKLKKFFTIKRTLILIGIILILIFAFSNLEPVSVNFLVAEVKIPLFYEIVGIGVIGFICGYFLKNKK is encoded by the coding sequence ATGGAAAAATTAAAAAAATTTTTTACAATTAAAAGAACTTTAATACTTATTGGAATTATCTTAATTCTTATATTTGCATTCAGTAATCTTGAACCTGTATCTGTAAATTTTTTAGTTGCAGAGGTTAAGATTCCATTATTTTATGAGATAGTGGGAATTGGAGTAATTGGTTTTATCTGTGGTTACTTTTTAAAAAATAAAAAATAA
- the tuf gene encoding elongation factor Tu, which produces MAKQHYERTKEHVNIGTIGHVDHGKTTLTAAITSVLAKKGLANPQDYASIDAAPEERERGITINTAHVEYETEKRHYAHIDAPGHADYVKNMITGAAQMDGAILVVSATDGPMPQTREHILLSRQVGVEDLIVFINKEDLVDDPELTDLVEMEIRELLTEYKYPGDDIPVIRGSALKALEGDPAAEAKIMELMDTVDSYIPTPDRDNAKPFLMPIEDVFTITGRGTVASGRIDRGTVKVGDEVELIGLFPETKKTTVTGIEMFRKTLDFGEAGDNVGILLRGIGREEIERGQVLAKPGSITPHTKFKGEVYVLSKEEGGRHTPFFNNYRPQFYFHTTDVTGVIELPAGTEMVMPGDNVTIDVTLIAPIAVEMGTKFSIREGGRTVGAGVVTEIED; this is translated from the coding sequence ATGGCAAAACAACATTATGAAAGAACAAAAGAGCATGTAAACATTGGAACAATTGGACACGTCGATCATGGGAAAACAACATTAACAGCGGCAATCACATCAGTTTTAGCGAAAAAAGGTCTTGCAAACCCTCAAGATTACGCTAGTATTGATGCTGCTCCAGAAGAACGCGAAAGAGGAATTACCATTAATACAGCTCATGTAGAGTATGAAACAGAAAAACGCCACTATGCTCATATAGATGCACCAGGACACGCAGATTACGTAAAAAACATGATTACTGGAGCAGCACAAATGGATGGCGCAATTTTAGTAGTATCTGCAACAGATGGTCCTATGCCACAAACACGTGAACATATTTTGCTTTCACGTCAAGTTGGAGTAGAAGATTTGATTGTTTTCATCAATAAAGAAGATTTAGTCGATGATCCAGAATTAACCGATTTAGTTGAAATGGAAATTCGTGAATTATTAACAGAATATAAATACCCAGGTGATGACATCCCTGTGATTCGTGGTTCTGCTTTAAAAGCATTAGAAGGAGATCCAGCAGCAGAAGCAAAAATTATGGAATTGATGGATACCGTTGATAGCTACATTCCAACACCAGACCGCGATAATGCAAAACCATTCTTAATGCCAATTGAAGATGTCTTTACGATTACAGGTCGAGGAACTGTCGCAAGTGGTAGAATCGATCGTGGTACCGTTAAAGTTGGCGATGAAGTCGAATTAATTGGATTATTCCCTGAAACGAAGAAAACAACCGTGACAGGAATTGAAATGTTCCGTAAAACACTTGATTTTGGAGAAGCAGGTGACAATGTTGGCATTCTATTGCGTGGTATCGGTCGTGAAGAAATTGAACGTGGTCAAGTATTAGCAAAACCAGGCAGTATTACACCTCATACAAAATTTAAAGGTGAAGTATATGTCTTGTCGAAAGAAGAAGGAGGACGTCATACCCCATTCTTTAATAATTACCGTCCACAATTCTACTTCCACACGACTGATGTAACTGGAGTGATTGAGCTTCCAGCAGGAACTGAAATGGTGATGCCAGGTGATAATGTAACAATTGATGTAACGTTAATTGCACCTATCGCCGTTGAAATGGGAACGAAATTCTCCATTCGTGAAGGGGGTAGAACTGTTGGTGCAGGAGTTGTAACTGAAATTGAAGATTAA
- a CDS encoding helix-turn-helix transcriptional regulator has product MKKSERLNDMIRYLNDRSFFNLKELMERYTISKSTALRDVRSLEELGMPIYTEYGRYGKYGILQNRLLSPILFTIDEIYALYFAMLTLEAYQSSPFHLSVKKLNENFENCLSKEQLHHLHKMKKVLNFESYPHPNVSSFLDQILESILTGNECTVSYLKGEVEQVYSVQFFKISAKFGQWYVSGINLKTKRMIVFRGDKITSFDVGTTPSSFLSEDLLQLSIHQQTKLGTDFEVEIKEQAKDLFYKENYPSMKLIETDKIIIKGSYQQHEEPFIANYLLRYGETILAIRPPALKKIVENRINELAKYYQNVKQA; this is encoded by the coding sequence ATGAAAAAATCAGAACGGTTAAATGATATGATTCGATACTTGAATGATCGCTCTTTCTTTAACTTGAAAGAGCTAATGGAGCGTTATACCATTTCCAAAAGTACGGCACTTCGTGATGTGCGTTCTTTGGAAGAGTTGGGAATGCCCATTTACACTGAGTATGGACGCTATGGAAAATATGGTATTTTGCAAAATAGACTCTTATCGCCAATTTTATTTACGATTGATGAAATTTATGCTCTTTATTTTGCGATGCTTACATTAGAAGCATATCAATCCTCACCATTTCATTTAAGTGTAAAAAAATTGAATGAAAACTTTGAAAACTGTTTATCGAAAGAGCAATTGCACCATCTTCATAAAATGAAGAAGGTTCTTAATTTTGAATCATACCCACACCCTAATGTGAGTTCTTTTTTAGATCAAATTTTAGAAAGTATTTTAACTGGAAATGAGTGTACTGTTAGTTATTTAAAAGGAGAAGTGGAACAAGTTTATTCTGTCCAATTCTTTAAAATATCGGCTAAATTTGGACAATGGTATGTTAGTGGAATTAATTTGAAAACAAAGCGCATGATTGTTTTTAGAGGTGATAAAATAACTAGTTTTGATGTGGGAACGACACCTTCATCATTTCTTTCAGAAGACTTATTACAGTTATCTATTCACCAACAGACGAAATTAGGAACAGATTTTGAAGTTGAGATAAAAGAACAAGCTAAGGATCTATTTTACAAAGAAAATTACCCATCTATGAAGTTGATCGAAACCGATAAAATTATAATTAAGGGAAGCTACCAACAGCATGAAGAGCCTTTTATTGCTAATTATTTATTACGATATGGAGAGACTATTTTGGCTATTAGGCCTCCAGCATTAAAAAAAATAGTTGAAAATAGAATAAACGAGTTAGCAAAATATTATCAAAACGTAAAACAAGCTTAA
- the purK gene encoding 5-(carboxyamino)imidazole ribonucleotide synthase codes for MNLSNLIVPGKTIGIIGGGQLGRMMTLSAKEMGYRVGVLDPEANCPTAQVADWQIIAKYNDAEALMELALKCDVITYEFENVDVDALSKIESIVKVPQGSDLLSITQDRLLEKAYLEENNINIAPYATIIDLEDIRLAIDSIGFPCVLKTIRGGYDGKGQVVLYSEEDIPKCEFLLQTGICVLEAWIPFERECSVMVARNEAEEITVFPVVENLHRKNILHETIAPARIPVDVAEEVKRVAIVIAEKLELVGVLGIELFLTSTGTLYVNELAPRPHNSGHYSIEACSFSQFDAHIRAICGWPLPQVDLLSPAVMVNILGEQIEESLFQILLKPDWHFHYYGKGIAKLGRKMGHITILTEDIERTLETIEDTGIWE; via the coding sequence ATGAACTTGTCTAATCTGATCGTTCCAGGAAAAACAATCGGAATCATTGGTGGGGGACAACTTGGGCGCATGATGACCCTATCCGCTAAAGAAATGGGTTACCGAGTAGGAGTCTTAGATCCAGAAGCTAATTGTCCAACTGCCCAAGTAGCAGATTGGCAAATTATAGCAAAATATAACGATGCAGAAGCATTGATGGAATTGGCTTTAAAATGTGATGTTATTACCTATGAATTTGAGAATGTTGACGTAGATGCATTAAGTAAAATTGAATCTATTGTGAAAGTTCCACAAGGTAGCGATTTATTATCTATTACACAAGATCGTTTATTAGAAAAAGCGTATCTAGAAGAAAATAATATTAATATTGCTCCTTATGCGACGATTATTGATTTAGAAGATATTCGTTTAGCTATTGATAGTATTGGGTTTCCTTGTGTCTTAAAAACCATTCGTGGCGGATATGATGGCAAGGGACAAGTCGTTTTATATAGTGAAGAAGACATTCCAAAATGTGAATTTTTACTTCAAACAGGCATTTGTGTCCTAGAAGCATGGATTCCATTTGAACGTGAGTGTTCCGTTATGGTGGCGCGAAACGAAGCAGAAGAAATTACCGTATTTCCAGTTGTAGAAAACTTGCATCGTAAAAATATTTTACATGAAACAATTGCTCCAGCAAGAATTCCTGTAGACGTTGCAGAAGAAGTTAAACGCGTCGCGATTGTGATTGCAGAAAAGTTAGAGTTGGTGGGGGTGTTAGGCATTGAGTTGTTTTTAACTTCAACAGGCACACTCTACGTTAACGAATTAGCGCCTCGTCCGCACAATTCGGGACATTATTCAATTGAAGCTTGTTCATTTTCACAATTTGATGCACACATTCGTGCAATTTGTGGATGGCCATTACCTCAAGTTGACTTGCTCTCACCAGCAGTCATGGTGAATATATTAGGCGAACAAATTGAAGAATCGTTATTTCAAATTTTATTAAAACCAGATTGGCATTTCCACTATTACGGAAAAGGAATTGCAAAACTAGGTCGTAAAATGGGACATATCACAATTTTAACAGAAGACATTGAACGAACATTAGAAACCATCGAAGATACTGGGATTTGGGAATAG
- a CDS encoding xanthine phosphoribosyltransferase, whose product MKLLEDRILTDGVVLGEDVLKVDNFLNHQIDPVLMQEIGNEFARIFKDRGINKIITIESSGIAPAVFAGLKMEVPVIFARKHKSLTLTDNLYSASVYSFTKNVTNEIAVSKNFLDASDNVLLIDDFLANGQAAIGLIDICKQAGAKVSGMGIVIEKSFQKGRQIVEESGIDIASLARIEAFVDGKVTFVKEEEA is encoded by the coding sequence ATGAAATTATTAGAAGACCGTATTTTAACAGATGGCGTTGTCCTTGGGGAAGATGTATTGAAAGTAGACAATTTTTTAAATCATCAAATTGATCCAGTATTGATGCAAGAAATTGGCAATGAATTTGCACGTATTTTTAAAGACCGAGGAATCAACAAAATAATTACAATCGAGTCTTCTGGTATCGCTCCAGCAGTATTTGCAGGTCTTAAAATGGAAGTTCCTGTTATTTTTGCAAGAAAACACAAAAGCTTAACATTAACTGACAACTTATACAGCGCGAGTGTCTATTCCTTTACAAAAAATGTTACAAATGAAATTGCGGTCTCTAAAAACTTTTTAGATGCTTCTGATAATGTGTTATTGATTGATGACTTTCTAGCAAATGGACAAGCTGCAATTGGCTTGATTGATATTTGTAAACAAGCAGGTGCGAAAGTAAGTGGTATGGGAATCGTGATTGAAAAATCTTTCCAAAAAGGTCGCCAAATTGTTGAAGAAAGTGGTATCGATATTGCATCACTAGCTCGAATTGAAGCATTTGTAGATGGCAAAGTAACCTTTGTGAAAGAGGAGGAAGCATAA
- a CDS encoding nucleobase:cation symporter-2 family protein, with product MYAGAVIVPLLIGGALGFNETQMTYLVSIDIFMCGVATLLQLTVNKFFGIGLPVVLGCAIQAVSPLILIGSNQGISAMYGSIIVAGVFILLISGIFSKVKRFFPPVVTGTVITVIGLTLIPVAIEKMGGGLKTAANFGDSQFLILSFLTVAVILGVQVYGVGFMRSIAVLIGLLVGTIVAAMMGLVSLAPVLHATWFHMPTPFYFGTPTFEWSSIVTMILISLVSMVESTGVYFALGEITEKDISEDDLKRGYRAEGLAVLLGGIFNTFPYTGFSQNVGLVQLSGIKNRKPIYFSAGFLILLGLLPKIGAIATIIPEPVLGGAMLVMFGMVAIQGIRMLVKVDFRVDANLLIVAVSVGLGLGVTVVPDLFKQFPATVQLFTGNGIVVASITSIVLNLILNPKSLKQTNRVVGSEFAETGK from the coding sequence ATGTATGCTGGGGCGGTTATTGTACCTCTTTTAATAGGTGGAGCGTTAGGTTTTAATGAAACGCAAATGACGTATTTAGTTTCCATTGATATTTTTATGTGTGGCGTAGCGACACTTCTACAATTAACAGTTAACAAATTTTTTGGAATTGGACTACCGGTTGTATTGGGTTGTGCAATTCAAGCAGTATCCCCTTTAATTTTAATTGGATCTAACCAAGGAATCAGCGCAATGTATGGATCAATCATTGTAGCAGGAGTTTTTATTTTATTGATTTCTGGTATTTTTTCAAAGGTCAAACGATTTTTCCCACCGGTTGTAACCGGAACGGTCATTACTGTAATTGGTCTAACCCTAATCCCTGTTGCGATTGAAAAAATGGGTGGCGGATTAAAAACAGCGGCAAATTTTGGCGACAGTCAATTTTTAATTTTATCCTTTTTAACGGTAGCGGTTATCTTGGGTGTTCAAGTGTATGGCGTTGGGTTTATGCGGTCAATCGCCGTGTTAATTGGTTTATTAGTTGGAACGATTGTAGCTGCAATGATGGGCTTAGTTAGTCTAGCTCCTGTTTTACATGCTACATGGTTTCATATGCCAACACCATTTTACTTTGGCACTCCAACGTTTGAATGGTCTTCTATTGTGACGATGATTCTTATTTCGTTGGTGAGCATGGTAGAATCAACAGGTGTTTATTTTGCACTTGGTGAAATTACTGAAAAAGATATTAGCGAAGATGACTTGAAACGCGGCTATCGAGCTGAAGGGTTAGCTGTTTTATTAGGTGGAATTTTTAATACATTCCCCTATACCGGATTTTCTCAAAATGTAGGGCTAGTTCAATTATCGGGTATTAAAAACCGTAAACCAATTTATTTTTCAGCTGGCTTTTTGATTTTACTAGGATTATTGCCTAAGATTGGCGCGATTGCCACTATTATTCCTGAACCAGTTCTTGGTGGAGCCATGTTGGTTATGTTTGGTATGGTTGCAATTCAAGGCATTCGTATGTTAGTGAAAGTTGATTTTAGGGTAGATGCAAATCTATTGATTGTTGCGGTGTCAGTTGGGTTAGGACTAGGTGTTACAGTTGTACCTGATTTATTCAAACAATTTCCAGCAACCGTGCAATTGTTTACAGGTAACGGAATTGTCGTAGCAAGTATCACATCAATTGTATTGAATTTAATTTTAAATCCAAAAAGTTTGAAACAAACCAATCGAGTGGTGGGCAGTGAATTTGCTGAAACTGGAAAATAA
- a CDS encoding MBL fold metallo-hydrolase, whose amino-acid sequence MNKRIVFIGSIVFGVVVLLVIGGMIGKSLNSERNDNITVETLKNEKNQKFTPKKITFDDINIEGMEVTKLSSSVYKVGFLPGTIVETAPTVNVWLVVNGEDVHIIDTGFAEMTEGVMQVAEKLGTPASVLITHGHLDHVLGVHQLVERFEGIKIYVDSKEIEEINKGIPPYPVKDENMEGMFEELTDEVVLAAGLEHYITPGHSPGHAIFYHRKDKVLMVGDLFITTDTRLLPPIKRFTPDMNESIDSGSIVDEIKPRIITSSHGDDLLYTKDLYTQLAYFFRDAD is encoded by the coding sequence ATGAATAAAAGAATCGTTTTTATAGGCAGTATCGTTTTCGGAGTAGTAGTCCTTTTAGTAATTGGAGGTATGATAGGGAAAAGTTTAAATTCAGAAAGAAATGATAACATTACGGTAGAAACTTTGAAAAATGAAAAAAATCAAAAGTTTACGCCGAAAAAAATTACATTTGATGATATAAATATTGAAGGAATGGAAGTTACAAAACTCTCGTCCTCTGTTTATAAGGTAGGTTTTTTGCCAGGAACAATCGTGGAGACAGCACCAACTGTTAATGTTTGGTTAGTTGTCAATGGAGAGGATGTTCATATCATTGATACAGGTTTTGCTGAAATGACAGAAGGAGTGATGCAAGTAGCTGAAAAACTAGGGACTCCAGCATCTGTTTTAATTACTCATGGACATTTAGATCATGTTTTAGGTGTTCATCAATTAGTAGAACGGTTTGAAGGAATTAAAATTTATGTAGATTCTAAAGAAATCGAAGAAATTAATAAAGGAATTCCACCATATCCTGTAAAAGATGAAAATATGGAAGGGATGTTTGAAGAATTAACTGACGAGGTTGTATTAGCAGCTGGATTAGAACATTATATTACCCCAGGACACTCTCCAGGGCATGCTATTTTTTACCATAGAAAAGATAAAGTTTTGATGGTGGGAGACTTATTTATTACTACTGATACACGCTTGTTGCCACCGATTAAACGTTTTACTCCAGATATGAATGAAAGTATTGATAGTGGATCGATTGTTGACGAGATAAAACCTCGTATTATTACTTCTTCCCATGGCGATGATCTATTATATACTAAAGATTTATACACTCAATTAGCTTATTTTTTCAGAGATGCTGACTAA
- the purB gene encoding adenylosuccinate lyase has translation MIERYTRPEMGKLWTDENRYDTWLEVEILADEAWAELGEIPKADVEKIRKNARFDVARILEIEQETRHDVVAFTRAVSESLGEERKWVHYGLTSTDVVDTAYGYQLKQVNDLLRQDLTNFLTIIGEKAKEHKMTVMMGRTHGVHAEPTTFGLKLALWYSEMKRNIERFEHAAKGVEAGKISGAVGTFANISPFVEEYVCDKLGIRAQEISTQVLPRDLHAEYLSSIALIATSIEKFATEIRGLQKSETREVEEFFAKGQKGSSAMPHKRNPIGSENMSGLARVIRGHMVTAYENVTLWHERDISHSSAERIILPDATILLDYMLNRFGNIVKKLTVFPENMKRNMDATFGLIYSQRVLLKLIDNGMSREGAYDLVQPKTAISWDNQVPFRPLLEEDAEIMSILSMEDLDDAFDYHYHLKNVDTIFERVGLNK, from the coding sequence ATGATAGAACGTTATACAAGACCGGAAATGGGTAAATTATGGACAGATGAAAACCGTTATGATACATGGCTTGAAGTTGAAATACTAGCAGATGAGGCATGGGCGGAACTAGGAGAAATTCCAAAAGCTGATGTAGAAAAAATTCGTAAAAATGCTCGTTTCGACGTAGCAAGAATTTTAGAAATTGAGCAAGAAACAAGACACGATGTGGTGGCCTTTACTCGTGCAGTGTCAGAGTCTCTTGGGGAAGAACGAAAATGGGTTCATTATGGTTTGACAAGCACAGACGTTGTCGACACAGCTTACGGTTATCAATTAAAACAAGTGAATGATCTTCTTCGTCAAGATTTGACTAACTTCTTAACGATCATTGGTGAAAAAGCGAAAGAACATAAAATGACGGTTATGATGGGAAGAACTCACGGCGTTCACGCTGAACCAACAACCTTTGGTTTGAAATTAGCTTTATGGTATTCCGAAATGAAACGCAATATTGAACGCTTTGAACATGCTGCAAAAGGTGTTGAAGCTGGGAAAATTAGTGGCGCTGTTGGAACTTTTGCGAATATCTCTCCCTTTGTTGAGGAATATGTATGTGATAAATTAGGGATAAGAGCGCAAGAAATCTCAACTCAAGTATTGCCTCGTGATTTACATGCAGAATACTTGTCTTCGATTGCATTAATTGCAACAAGTATCGAAAAATTTGCCACTGAAATTCGTGGCTTGCAAAAATCGGAAACCCGCGAAGTAGAAGAATTTTTTGCAAAAGGTCAAAAAGGGTCATCAGCAATGCCTCATAAACGCAACCCAATTGGTTCAGAAAATATGAGTGGCTTAGCTCGTGTGATTCGTGGGCATATGGTAACTGCTTATGAAAACGTAACGTTGTGGCATGAACGTGACATTTCACATTCATCTGCTGAACGGATTATTTTACCTGATGCAACGATCTTATTAGATTATATGTTAAACCGTTTTGGCAATATTGTGAAAAAATTGACCGTTTTCCCTGAAAATATGAAACGCAATATGGATGCAACATTTGGCTTAATATATAGCCAACGAGTATTGTTAAAATTAATTGATAATGGAATGAGTCGTGAAGGAGCCTATGATTTAGTTCAGCCTAAAACAGCTATTTCATGGGACAATCAAGTGCCATTCCGTCCATTATTAGAAGAAGATGCAGAAATTATGTCGATTCTATCAATGGAAGATTTAGACGATGCATTTGACTATCATTACCATTTAAAGAATGTCGATACGATTTTTGAACGTGTTGGTTTAAATAAATAA
- a CDS encoding DUF817 domain-containing protein, which translates to MKVIKGVTQFTYQQLQCCLFPAIIVMSLGITKYISIGTIPRYDVLLFICIMTQLALLYFKLETKDELKVIMLFHIIGLVLEIYKVQYGSWSYPDAGFWKIGGVPLYSGFMYSSIGSYICKAWKVFDLKMSNWPNTKAVILLCSFIYLNFFTHHFMVDIRWGLIGLVFCLFYPTWVYFTVGDSRLKMPLSLSFLCIAFFIWVAENIASFFGAWAYPDQLKQWRLVHLGKITSWYLLIIISIMIVAQLKMTKKEIK; encoded by the coding sequence ATGAAGGTTATTAAAGGAGTTACGCAATTTACTTATCAACAGCTACAGTGTTGTTTATTTCCGGCAATTATTGTGATGTCATTAGGAATCACGAAATACATATCTATTGGAACTATACCACGATATGACGTATTGCTTTTTATTTGCATTATGACACAGCTTGCATTGCTTTATTTTAAATTAGAAACAAAAGATGAATTAAAGGTTATTATGCTCTTTCACATCATTGGATTGGTGTTAGAAATATACAAAGTTCAATATGGATCATGGAGTTATCCTGATGCTGGTTTTTGGAAAATTGGTGGGGTACCTTTGTATAGTGGGTTTATGTATTCAAGTATTGGGAGTTATATTTGCAAGGCATGGAAGGTTTTTGACTTAAAAATGAGCAATTGGCCAAACACTAAAGCCGTGATTTTGTTGTGTAGTTTTATTTATTTGAATTTTTTTACCCATCATTTTATGGTTGATATACGGTGGGGGTTAATTGGACTGGTTTTTTGTTTATTTTACCCAACATGGGTGTACTTTACAGTCGGCGACAGTCGTTTGAAGATGCCATTGAGTCTTTCTTTTCTGTGTATTGCTTTTTTTATTTGGGTAGCAGAAAATATTGCCAGTTTTTTTGGAGCATGGGCGTATCCTGATCAGTTAAAACAATGGCGCTTAGTACATCTTGGAAAAATTACAAGCTGGTATTTATTAATTATTATTAGTATTATGATTGTCGCGCAGTTAAAGATGACTAAAAAAGAAATTAAATAA
- a CDS encoding DUF2179 domain-containing protein: MEVVRKEGFKVGIDLKIIGMIFVINFCYITLNTIRFMLTMKGYRLIAPIVSVFEVTIYVLGLSMVLNRLDNPWNLAAYAIGYGVGVAVGIKIEEYLALGYIMVTVIIPDVESNVPEELRNLGYGVTMNYAYGREGERMILEILSPRKTERLLYKEIHKLEPKAFVISYEPKYISGGFWTKKVRKRRKAMQD; the protein is encoded by the coding sequence ATGGAGGTTGTAAGGAAAGAAGGTTTTAAAGTGGGAATTGATTTAAAAATAATTGGCATGATTTTTGTGATTAACTTTTGTTACATCACACTTAACACCATTCGATTTATGCTAACAATGAAAGGGTATCGTTTAATCGCACCAATTGTCAGCGTATTTGAGGTTACAATTTATGTTTTAGGACTAAGTATGGTCTTAAATCGGTTGGATAATCCTTGGAATTTGGCAGCCTATGCAATTGGTTATGGTGTCGGAGTTGCAGTTGGTATTAAAATTGAAGAATATCTAGCTTTAGGTTATATTATGGTCACTGTGATTATTCCAGATGTAGAAAGCAACGTTCCAGAAGAATTAAGAAATCTGGGGTACGGGGTAACAATGAATTATGCTTATGGACGTGAAGGTGAGCGGATGATTTTAGAAATATTAAGTCCTCGTAAAACCGAAAGACTTCTCTATAAAGAAATTCATAAACTAGAACCAAAAGCATTCGTCATTTCCTATGAACCTAAATATATTAGTGGAGGCTTTTGGACTAAAAAAGTTCGAAAAAGAAGAAAAGCCATGCAAGATTAA
- a CDS encoding VOC family protein produces MSSKMLHTCIRVKDLDKSLDFYTNVLGLKESRRLDFPEHQFTLVYLAFDSSDYELELTYNYDQETAYDLGNGYGHIAIGVDNIKELHEKQVAAGLNVTDFKGLPGLEFGYYFITDPDGYKIEVIPN; encoded by the coding sequence ATGTCTTCAAAAATGTTACACACTTGTATTCGTGTTAAAGATTTAGATAAGTCTCTTGATTTTTACACAAATGTACTGGGTTTAAAAGAAAGTCGTCGTCTTGATTTTCCGGAGCATCAATTTACACTGGTTTATCTCGCTTTTGATAGCAGTGACTATGAGTTGGAACTAACTTATAATTATGACCAAGAAACGGCTTACGACTTAGGAAATGGCTATGGTCATATTGCTATTGGCGTGGATAATATTAAAGAGCTTCATGAAAAACAAGTGGCAGCTGGTTTGAATGTCACAGATTTCAAAGGATTGCCTGGTTTGGAATTTGGCTATTATTTTATTACAGATCCAGATGGTTATAAAATCGAAGTTATTCCTAACTAA